In Sphaerospermopsis torques-reginae ITEP-024, the genomic window AATCCGCAACAATTAGGATTAGCTTTTAAGAGTGCTGTGAGTATGACGCGGGGACAAAAAATTGATTTGGGAATGCACCTTGAGCAAATTTCTGTGGCATTATCTGTGGCATTAGTAGTAAAAATTGCTGCTAGTTCTGAAGGAGAAGTAGATATTTTAACTCAAGTATATCCAGTGGGAAATCATGTGTTACCTGAAGGAGTAAAATTAAATATTATTGATAATTTGGGAGAAAATGTTTTAGAGGTTATATCAAGAGATGAAGATAACTGGATTCAATTGGAGTTTAGTGCAGAGTTGGGGGAAAAGTTTCAGATTATGGTGGCTTATGGGGAGTCGCAGCAAACTAAAATGTTTGAGGTTTAAGAAAATACTGTTTCAGGAAACTGTTGGACATTTAACTTGCATATTCCTGACAACTAAATGACAAAATTGATTGAATTATCAATGGGTTGCTACTTTTATACTGTTTATTTATTTAGGGAGATTTGATCATGAAGAAAAGCATTGTCTTAGTTTGCTCATTAATGTTTTTGAATAGCCCATTATTTGCTATTAAAACTACTGCTAATTCTCTGCAAACAATTAATAATACCAGTTGTCAAATCAAAGCCGACAATGGTGAAACTGGAGAATATTCCCAAAAACAACTACAAACCATCGCCAAGAGAATTACAGTCAGAGTAATAGGTGATAATAACAGCGGTTCAGGAACACTACTCTCTAAACGAGGAAATACTTATTTAGTTTTAACTAATTCTCATATAATTAGAGGAGCTACCAAAATTTCTTTAACAACAGCAGATGGTAAAACCTATAATGCACAAACAGTTCCTAACACTAACTTTGATCAATTTGATTTAGCATTATTACAATTCCAAAGTAATGAAAATTACTGTTTACAAGAAGTAACTAATTTTGTTCCTTTTACAGAAATGGAAGTAATGGCGGCGGGATATTCTGCTACCAAAGGACAAATAGTATTTCGCACTGGTACAGTCCAAAAAATATCCCAAAGACCACTAAAAGAAGGCTATCAAATAGGTTATAATAGTGATATTGAACAAGGAATGAGTGGCGGTGCAATCATTAATTCCCGTGGACAAATCATAGGCATAAATGGTAGAAGTGCATACCCAATATTAAATACAGGTTATGTTTATCCAGATGGTTCACGTCCTAGCAATGCAGAAATACAAGCAATGCGAAAACTCAGTTGGGGAATACCAATCTCTACTGTTTTAGCACAAGTAAAACCCGAAATTATTACCGCCTATTCCTTACCTGTACCAAATATTTCCCAACCAGTACCAGAAGCAGCATTAACAGGATGGTTAGGAGAATTAGAACAAAAAGCCAAACAAATAACCGTGAGAATTGATAGTAGTAATAATAGCAATGGTTCAGGAGTAATTATTGCTAAAGAAGGAGATACTTATACTGTTTTAACTGCGGCTCATGTTTTCTGTGAAAGTGAAAATGAAACTAAATCCTGTGGACGTTTTAATTATTCAATTCTTGCCCCAGATGGTAAACAATATCCTGTAGAAAAAAGTAGTATTAAACTAGAA contains:
- a CDS encoding S1 family peptidase, with protein sequence MKKSIVLVCSLMFLNSPLFAIKTTANSLQTINNTSCQIKADNGETGEYSQKQLQTIAKRITVRVIGDNNSGSGTLLSKRGNTYLVLTNSHIIRGATKISLTTADGKTYNAQTVPNTNFDQFDLALLQFQSNENYCLQEVTNFVPFTEMEVMAAGYSATKGQIVFRTGTVQKISQRPLKEGYQIGYNSDIEQGMSGGAIINSRGQIIGINGRSAYPILNTGYVYPDGSRPSNAEIQAMRKLSWGIPISTVLAQVKPEIITAYSLPVPNISQPVPEAALTGWLGELEQKAKQITVRIDSSNNSNGSGVIIAKEGDTYTVLTAAHVFCESENETKSCGRFNYSILAPDGKQYPVEKSSIKLESGVDLAVVKFRSPATYQIATLANYNPKDYEYILTAGYPKLGQTSPWRLTMGQIYSKEQGLLATTQSDFRNNSSGNSGNLSASVSQSAVSLTGGYELVYSSITFGGMSGGPVLDTQGRVIGIHGRSEGETAIDEKTGDSGSSGGKVQIGNSLGIPISTFLAIANKLDTQGQKVETTPAPKLNEQKVNSIQTAILSIDVSQRKYHRQSMDRKRKSTVAFTSLSRSYRGF